A genomic region of uncultured Roseibium sp. contains the following coding sequences:
- a CDS encoding phosphogluconate dehydrogenase C-terminal domain-containing protein: MTRIALLGAGGKMGVRLAKNLRSSDYLVDHVEISPEGRDRLRQEVGVDCVELESAIAGAGIVILAVPDRLIGTVAGQIIDKVAPGTALMVLDAAAPHAGEMPDRDDVTIFISHPCHPSLFGFETDPSAQRDFFGGVHAVQHIVCALMRGPEAHYQMCEAVARTIYAPVDRSHRCSVEHLATLEPALSETIGATLALALRDAVDEAVRRGIPEQAAMDFMLGHLNIELAIAFGVFPEGKFSDGALLAIEKAKPLIFKEGWLDRIFDPDAVKASVKEICDPQEAA; encoded by the coding sequence ATGACACGTATTGCGTTGCTGGGCGCTGGCGGAAAAATGGGCGTCAGACTGGCGAAAAACCTGCGTAGCTCGGATTACTTGGTCGACCACGTGGAAATTTCCCCCGAGGGCAGGGACCGGCTCCGGCAGGAGGTCGGTGTCGATTGCGTCGAACTGGAATCAGCGATCGCCGGCGCCGGAATTGTCATCCTTGCCGTGCCTGACCGGCTGATCGGGACCGTGGCTGGCCAGATCATCGACAAGGTCGCACCGGGGACCGCGCTGATGGTCCTTGACGCGGCTGCGCCGCATGCCGGCGAGATGCCGGACCGTGATGACGTGACCATTTTCATATCGCATCCCTGTCACCCTTCATTGTTCGGTTTCGAGACGGATCCGAGTGCGCAACGGGATTTTTTTGGCGGTGTCCACGCCGTCCAGCACATCGTCTGCGCGCTGATGCGGGGCCCGGAGGCGCATTACCAGATGTGCGAGGCGGTCGCGCGGACGATCTATGCGCCGGTAGACCGCTCTCACCGGTGCTCGGTCGAGCATTTGGCGACACTGGAACCGGCGCTTTCCGAAACGATCGGCGCGACGCTGGCACTCGCCCTGCGCGACGCCGTCGACGAGGCGGTGCGGCGCGGCATCCCGGAGCAGGCTGCCATGGATTTCATGCTGGGCCACCTCAACATCGAACTCGCAATCGCTTTCGGTGTTTTTCCCGAAGGTAAGTTTTCCGATGGCGCGTTGCTTGCCATCGAGAAGGCCAAACCACTCATTTTCAAGGAGGGTTGGCTGGACCGCATTTTCGACCCAGACGCGGTGAAAGCGTCGGTGAAGGAGATTTGCGATCCGCAAGAGGCGGCTTGA
- a CDS encoding sugar ABC transporter substrate-binding protein, which yields MKSILIARRALLASAAGAVAILTGSVPAVAQSAADRAVEAAKQYSGTTINVLYEAGLQPLDPKTFTGPLWEELTGIKVNVIEAPLPEIFTKTMQAHRAGSGAYDVLNVVPNQMPDLAFAGALEPLDGFVEKYGFADELQMIAPVYRDNQMKVEDKIYGFPDDGDTLILYYRKDLFEDPENMAEFKAKTGYDLGPPQTWEQFGEIGQFMTDKYAPEVYGAGLLRQPGNAQYMFQERFRTEGGKFFDEEAMKATVNSEAGLKVFNQMLEENKWMPPGVEQWGFIEAFNAFLAGDIAMTVSWPPVGRWAAGYGKGTEALSWIPETKVADKIGYALPPGNNPELAVGFSLSVASGSKNKEAAYLFIQWMNSEDISIQRVQLPFALRDPFRDSHFTNEEYRSRWSNADEYLDTLKAGAESGLLDLSLLQTDRYEEGIRQAISRLWGGDDPQTILDDLAGQWDELTERIGADKQRRVYVDWASKPNAYPN from the coding sequence ATGAAAAGCATCTTGATAGCGCGAAGGGCGCTTTTGGCCAGCGCAGCCGGAGCTGTTGCGATACTCACCGGCAGCGTGCCGGCGGTCGCACAAAGCGCGGCGGACAGGGCCGTTGAGGCGGCCAAGCAGTATTCGGGCACGACGATCAACGTCCTCTATGAGGCCGGGCTTCAGCCTCTGGACCCGAAAACGTTTACCGGACCTCTGTGGGAGGAACTGACCGGCATCAAGGTCAATGTCATTGAGGCCCCGCTGCCGGAGATATTCACCAAGACAATGCAGGCGCATCGGGCTGGTTCCGGCGCTTATGATGTCTTGAACGTCGTGCCGAACCAGATGCCGGATCTTGCCTTTGCCGGTGCGCTCGAACCGCTTGACGGTTTTGTCGAGAAATACGGGTTTGCAGACGAATTGCAGATGATTGCACCCGTTTATCGGGACAATCAGATGAAGGTGGAAGACAAGATCTACGGCTTCCCCGATGATGGTGATACGCTGATCCTCTACTATCGCAAGGACCTGTTCGAAGACCCAGAGAACATGGCGGAATTCAAAGCCAAAACCGGCTATGATCTCGGCCCTCCGCAGACCTGGGAACAGTTTGGCGAGATCGGTCAGTTCATGACTGACAAATATGCGCCCGAAGTCTACGGCGCAGGATTGCTGCGCCAGCCGGGCAACGCCCAGTACATGTTCCAGGAGCGCTTCCGCACGGAAGGCGGCAAGTTCTTCGATGAAGAGGCGATGAAAGCCACCGTCAACAGTGAAGCCGGGCTCAAGGTCTTCAACCAGATGCTGGAGGAAAACAAATGGATGCCTCCCGGTGTTGAGCAGTGGGGCTTTATCGAGGCGTTCAACGCGTTCCTCGCCGGCGACATCGCGATGACCGTCTCCTGGCCGCCCGTCGGCCGCTGGGCTGCCGGCTATGGCAAGGGAACGGAAGCACTCTCGTGGATTCCGGAAACAAAAGTCGCGGACAAGATCGGCTATGCACTGCCGCCGGGCAACAATCCGGAACTGGCTGTCGGATTTTCGCTCAGCGTGGCCTCCGGCAGCAAGAACAAGGAAGCCGCCTACCTCTTCATCCAGTGGATGAACAGCGAGGACATCAGCATCCAGCGCGTACAGCTGCCCTTTGCCCTGCGCGATCCCTTCCGGGACAGCCACTTTACAAACGAAGAATACCGCTCCCGGTGGTCGAACGCGGACGAGTATCTCGATACGCTGAAAGCCGGCGCCGAATCCGGTTTGCTTGATCTGTCGCTGCTGCAGACGGATCGCTACGAGGAAGGCATTCGTCAGGCGATCTCCCGTCTGTGGGGTGGAGACGATCCGCAGACGATTCTAGACGATCTCGCAGGCCAGTGGGATGAACTGACGGAGCGCATTGGCGCTGACAAGCAGCGCCGGGTGTATGTCGACTGGGCAAGCAAGCCGAATGCATACCCCAACTGA
- a CDS encoding sugar ABC transporter permease, with translation MDKAPAAIGIGQGQRTFKYLLIAPAILLLLLIGLYPFIKLLVVSFQNITMFDDIRTFQGVIHYQRLFEDARLWESLLHTVLFTFVALPIELVLGYLLALLFLQKLPFKQFLVATILLPTVIAPIVAGSTWRLMLDQRFGPINQIISWLVGGEVKLLWTVDPLLVWPAILIAEIWQWTPFMFLILLAALSNVDQEQLEAAEIDGASRWMAFRKIILPAIAPVMFIAVLIRALDLFRVFDVIWTMTQGGPGTRTETISIYAYQTAFREFEISYSAAIAFLVIFLLTIVVVAALRRVEVAR, from the coding sequence ATGGACAAGGCGCCTGCGGCAATCGGCATCGGCCAGGGCCAGCGGACCTTCAAGTACCTGTTGATTGCACCGGCGATCCTTTTGCTGCTGCTGATCGGTTTGTATCCGTTCATAAAACTCCTGGTCGTCAGCTTTCAGAACATTACCATGTTCGACGACATCCGGACCTTTCAGGGGGTTATTCACTATCAGCGGCTGTTCGAGGATGCGCGCCTGTGGGAATCGCTGTTGCACACGGTCCTGTTCACGTTTGTGGCGCTGCCGATCGAACTTGTTCTGGGATACTTGCTGGCGCTGCTTTTCCTTCAGAAACTTCCTTTCAAGCAGTTTCTCGTCGCGACCATATTGCTGCCAACGGTTATCGCGCCGATCGTCGCCGGTTCGACCTGGCGGCTGATGCTGGATCAGCGGTTCGGACCGATCAACCAGATCATCAGCTGGCTCGTCGGCGGCGAGGTCAAACTCTTGTGGACGGTCGATCCGCTTCTCGTCTGGCCCGCAATCCTGATTGCCGAGATATGGCAATGGACACCGTTCATGTTCCTGATCCTGCTGGCGGCACTTTCCAATGTCGACCAGGAGCAACTCGAGGCTGCCGAGATAGATGGTGCGTCGCGTTGGATGGCCTTCAGGAAGATCATCCTGCCGGCCATCGCGCCCGTCATGTTCATTGCGGTTCTTATCCGCGCCCTCGATCTGTTCCGCGTCTTCGACGTGATCTGGACAATGACACAGGGCGGACCGGGCACGCGGACCGAGACAATCTCCATTTATGCCTACCAGACGGCATTCCGTGAATTCGAAATCAGCTATTCGGCGGCCATTGCGTTTCTGGTCATCTTCCTGCTGACAATCGTTGTCGTGGCAGCGCTGCGCCGCGTGGAGGTGGCACGATGA
- a CDS encoding carbohydrate ABC transporter permease has protein sequence MRRWDRGWRLFLRTAIAVVAAIIFIFPIYWLAAISIKSPEEIFAYPPVWIPAGFDLSSYVTLFRDGDAWAVWHSLVTAGVSTLLAMLFGTLAAYSIVRYRTGGDNLAIWIISQRMIPPICIAFPVFLLFVSWQIVDTYTGLILLYTAFNIPYVTWMMRGYLQEIPLELEQSAMVDGLSRWAVLWKVVMPMARGGLFATAVFTFIFAWNEFLFALVLTGSEVVTYTVKVTGYFGSQSTFWSKIGAMSMLGVLPMIFVVGTMQRFIVRGISMGAVKG, from the coding sequence ATGAGGCGTTGGGACAGGGGATGGCGGCTTTTTCTGCGTACGGCCATCGCTGTAGTTGCAGCCATCATTTTCATTTTTCCGATCTATTGGCTGGCTGCAATCTCGATAAAGTCGCCGGAAGAGATTTTTGCATACCCGCCGGTCTGGATTCCGGCGGGCTTCGATCTCTCCAGTTATGTGACTTTGTTCCGCGACGGGGATGCCTGGGCGGTCTGGCACAGTCTCGTGACGGCTGGTGTTTCGACCCTGCTTGCGATGCTGTTCGGTACACTCGCTGCCTATTCGATCGTTCGTTACAGAACCGGTGGCGACAATCTGGCAATCTGGATCATATCGCAGCGAATGATCCCTCCGATCTGCATCGCTTTTCCGGTCTTTCTCCTGTTCGTCAGTTGGCAGATCGTCGACACCTATACCGGGCTGATCCTGCTCTATACGGCCTTCAACATCCCGTATGTCACCTGGATGATGCGCGGGTATCTTCAGGAAATCCCGCTGGAACTCGAACAGAGCGCAATGGTCGACGGCCTGTCGCGTTGGGCCGTCCTGTGGAAGGTCGTCATGCCCATGGCGCGCGGGGGATTGTTCGCGACCGCTGTCTTCACGTTCATTTTCGCCTGGAACGAGTTTCTGTTTGCGCTCGTTCTAACGGGATCGGAAGTCGTCACCTATACCGTGAAGGTGACCGGCTATTTCGGTTCGCAATCGACCTTCTGGTCGAAGATAGGGGCCATGAGCATGTTGGGCGTTTTGCCGATGATTTTTGTTGTTGGGACCATGCAGCGCTTCATTGTCCGGGGCATCTCCATGGGCGCAGTCAAAGGATAG
- a CDS encoding ABC transporter ATP-binding protein translates to MSDLTISQINKFYGSVHAVRDITLHVPEGEFVVLVGPSGCGKSTLLRSIAGLEEISSGEMVLRNRSIASLAPRERNIAMVFQSYALYPYLNVFENIAFGLRARKAAQSEIDRQVNWAAELLDIGDYLSRFPRELSGGQRQRVAIGRAIVRDADLYLFDEPLSNLDAKLRDGMREEIKRLHTKLGKTFIYVTHDQIEAMTLADRIVLLRGGTIEQQGSPLELFEKPANTFVAGFLGSPTMNFLPVSVAGGRLHLPDGQTMNFDVTQQGHPALKEGQYLWGVRPEHFSRSDDPARSFHAAIEVVQPTGSRTYGSFSQGGSHVVAELDAHAVNLSNRTIGLSVAMERTVFFDTDSSRTISPVLTQAMPVHNVPHGTALHDRRQ, encoded by the coding sequence ATGTCGGATCTCACCATCAGCCAGATCAACAAATTCTACGGTTCGGTCCATGCCGTCAGAGACATTACCCTGCACGTTCCCGAAGGCGAGTTCGTTGTGCTCGTCGGACCATCCGGCTGCGGCAAGAGCACGTTGCTCAGAAGCATCGCGGGTCTTGAGGAAATCTCCTCCGGCGAAATGGTTTTGCGCAACAGGTCCATCGCCAGTCTTGCGCCGCGCGAGCGCAACATCGCCATGGTGTTCCAGAGCTATGCTCTCTACCCCTATCTCAATGTATTCGAGAACATCGCCTTCGGACTCCGGGCCCGAAAGGCTGCGCAGTCCGAGATAGACCGACAGGTTAACTGGGCTGCCGAGCTGCTTGATATCGGGGACTATCTCTCGCGGTTTCCGCGAGAGCTGTCCGGCGGTCAGCGCCAGCGGGTGGCCATTGGGCGGGCCATCGTGCGCGATGCGGATCTATATCTTTTTGACGAACCGCTTTCCAATCTCGATGCCAAGCTGCGCGACGGAATGCGCGAGGAAATCAAGCGTCTGCATACAAAACTTGGAAAGACGTTCATCTATGTCACGCATGACCAGATCGAAGCGATGACCCTTGCTGACAGGATTGTCCTCCTGCGCGGCGGAACCATCGAGCAGCAGGGTTCACCTCTTGAACTGTTCGAAAAGCCCGCCAATACCTTTGTCGCCGGTTTCCTCGGCTCGCCAACCATGAATTTTCTGCCGGTTTCGGTGGCTGGGGGGCGCCTGCATCTGCCGGACGGGCAAACCATGAATTTCGACGTGACGCAGCAGGGGCATCCTGCTCTGAAAGAGGGACAGTATCTCTGGGGTGTGCGGCCCGAGCACTTCTCACGCAGCGATGATCCCGCCCGATCGTTCCATGCAGCTATCGAGGTTGTTCAGCCGACCGGGTCGCGGACCTATGGGAGTTTTTCGCAAGGCGGCTCGCACGTGGTCGCAGAACTGGATGCCCACGCGGTTAATCTTTCAAACAGGACCATCGGTCTCTCCGTCGCAATGGAGCGCACGGTGTTTTTCGACACCGATTCAAGCAGGACGATCAGTCCGGTGCTCACGCAGGCCATGCCGGTCCATAACGTCCCGCACGGCACGGCGCTTCACGACAGGCGTCAGTAG
- a CDS encoding CaiB/BaiF CoA-transferase family protein, whose translation MSASKPLEGLVVLEFAQFLAGPLAGLRLADLGAQVIKVERPGKGDLGRQIYLSDTDIGGTNTLFQAINRNKQSYAADMKEPADHARLMKLITQADVLIQNFRPGVFDRLGFSYETLKALNPGLIYASVTGYGASGPWVDLPGQDLLAQARSGVMWLNGFEDGPPQPVGLAVADMLAGHNLTQAILAALVRRGFKGQGAKVDTSLLESLVDFQFEVLTTHLNDGGRMPDRPKNHGAHAYLPAPYGVYPTANGYLALAMTPLHRLFELLGMETPEFGLGEDRAFSHRAEISMLLAKRLSTRGTEAWLAILQPADIWCAEVMSWPDLLASDGFKALDMTQRLALANGDTVETTRAPYQIDGQVSASSSAAPMVGEHTDQIVADFNL comes from the coding sequence ATGAGTGCCAGCAAACCTCTTGAAGGCCTTGTGGTTCTTGAATTCGCCCAGTTTCTTGCAGGCCCGCTGGCCGGGCTGCGTCTGGCGGATCTCGGCGCGCAAGTGATCAAGGTGGAGCGGCCGGGCAAGGGCGATCTGGGTCGCCAGATCTATCTGAGCGACACTGACATTGGCGGCACCAACACGCTGTTTCAGGCGATCAACCGCAACAAGCAAAGCTACGCGGCCGATATGAAGGAACCAGCCGATCACGCACGGCTGATGAAACTGATCACGCAGGCAGATGTGCTCATCCAGAATTTCCGCCCCGGCGTGTTTGATCGACTCGGATTTTCATACGAAACGCTCAAGGCGCTCAATCCGGGGCTGATCTACGCCTCTGTAACCGGGTACGGCGCCTCTGGTCCCTGGGTTGACTTGCCGGGTCAAGATCTTTTGGCCCAGGCGCGGTCCGGTGTCATGTGGCTGAACGGCTTTGAAGACGGTCCCCCGCAGCCCGTGGGGCTGGCCGTGGCCGACATGCTGGCCGGGCATAACCTGACCCAGGCCATTCTGGCCGCGCTCGTGCGGCGCGGGTTCAAAGGCCAGGGTGCCAAGGTAGATACCAGCCTGCTGGAAAGTCTGGTCGATTTCCAGTTCGAGGTGCTGACAACACATCTGAACGACGGAGGCCGCATGCCCGACCGCCCTAAGAACCACGGGGCCCACGCGTATCTGCCCGCACCTTATGGAGTTTATCCGACAGCAAACGGTTATCTGGCGCTCGCGATGACACCGTTGCACCGGCTGTTTGAATTGTTGGGCATGGAGACACCGGAATTCGGCCTCGGTGAGGATCGGGCATTTTCCCACCGGGCGGAAATCTCGATGCTGCTGGCGAAACGCCTGTCAACACGCGGCACCGAAGCGTGGCTCGCCATTCTGCAACCCGCCGACATCTGGTGCGCCGAGGTAATGAGCTGGCCGGATCTGCTCGCCAGCGACGGGTTCAAGGCGCTTGACATGACCCAGCGTCTGGCACTCGCCAATGGCGACACCGTCGAAACCACGCGCGCTCCGTACCAAATCGATGGACAGGTCTCGGCTTCATCCAGCGCCGCTCCGATGGTGGGAGAGCACACGGACCAAATCGTAGCGGACTTCAATCTTTGA
- a CDS encoding extracellular solute-binding protein encodes MNCGTVHLKGMTWDHHRGIAPMEATSLEFAKRNPGVSFHWNARPLRDFESQPIRELAENHDLIVIDHPHLGEAVNEGLLVDLGAVGRDAELAELARNSVGGSHASYQLDGGQYAFAVDAATCVACHRPDLQSDVPETWEDLISLARGGRVCIPLLSPHTLMAFFWLANAMGFEPATTPDALLSGEQMELVLGRLRQLTDHVPPACYGMDPIALYDWMAGDYDEAPHYCAHGYGYISYSRPGFRTHALTFADIADLGKTGCAGTVLGGTGIAVSALSSNRDLAVAYAYEISSAACQVGTWVSSGGQPGHRAAWLSDSCNAQSGDFMKNTLRTLDGAWVRPRYDGYLPFQTRASTVICEHLSGQRSAAEAIDVVNTLYRKSLA; translated from the coding sequence ATGAACTGCGGCACCGTGCATTTGAAGGGTATGACGTGGGATCATCACCGCGGTATCGCGCCGATGGAGGCCACTTCCCTGGAATTTGCAAAACGCAATCCAGGAGTGTCGTTTCACTGGAACGCGCGCCCGCTGCGGGACTTCGAAAGTCAACCCATTCGCGAGCTGGCGGAAAACCATGACCTGATAGTCATTGACCATCCGCATCTGGGAGAAGCGGTGAACGAAGGATTATTGGTTGATCTTGGCGCGGTTGGCCGCGATGCCGAATTGGCGGAACTGGCCCGGAACAGCGTCGGAGGATCTCATGCGTCTTATCAGCTTGACGGCGGACAATACGCATTCGCTGTGGATGCAGCCACCTGTGTGGCGTGCCACAGGCCAGACTTGCAAAGTGATGTTCCGGAAACGTGGGAGGACCTCATATCGTTGGCGCGCGGTGGGCGCGTCTGCATTCCGCTGCTGTCACCGCACACGCTGATGGCTTTCTTCTGGCTCGCGAATGCAATGGGGTTTGAGCCGGCGACAACGCCCGATGCACTCCTCTCCGGCGAGCAGATGGAATTGGTGCTTGGACGCCTGCGTCAACTGACCGACCATGTACCTCCAGCGTGTTACGGAATGGATCCTATCGCTCTGTACGACTGGATGGCAGGCGATTATGATGAAGCGCCACATTATTGCGCTCATGGTTACGGTTACATCAGCTATTCTCGTCCCGGTTTTCGCACGCATGCGCTGACATTCGCCGACATCGCCGATCTCGGCAAAACGGGATGCGCGGGCACAGTTTTAGGTGGAACGGGGATTGCCGTGTCTGCCTTGTCGTCAAATCGCGATCTTGCCGTGGCCTACGCCTATGAAATCTCGTCGGCCGCCTGCCAGGTCGGGACCTGGGTCTCCAGCGGCGGCCAGCCTGGGCATCGAGCGGCGTGGCTCAGTGACTCTTGCAACGCTCAATCCGGCGACTTCATGAAAAACACACTTCGCACTCTGGATGGCGCGTGGGTGCGGCCCCGCTATGATGGCTATCTGCCCTTTCAGACGCGGGCCAGCACAGTCATCTGCGAACATTTGTCCGGGCAGCGGAGCGCTGCCGAGGCAATCGACGTGGTGAACACCCTCTACAGAAAGAGTCTTGCATGA
- a CDS encoding MaoC/PaaZ C-terminal domain-containing protein, with amino-acid sequence MVEQYYEDYEVGARRQTFGRTITETDFVIHAGHSGDFFPHHMDREWCAAKEFGQRIAHGTLTFSIGVGLTATAVNPVAFSFGYDKLRFLRPVHIGDTVHTEVEVKEKFPDKKRTDHGRVIEATTVINQRGEAVLYCEHIYLVQMRSIQD; translated from the coding sequence ATCGTCGAGCAGTATTACGAAGACTATGAAGTGGGTGCCCGGCGCCAGACATTTGGCCGCACTATCACCGAAACAGATTTCGTAATTCATGCAGGGCACAGTGGAGATTTCTTTCCGCATCACATGGACCGGGAATGGTGCGCGGCAAAGGAGTTCGGACAGCGTATCGCCCACGGCACACTGACCTTTTCGATTGGCGTCGGACTGACGGCGACGGCAGTAAACCCTGTCGCCTTCAGCTTTGGATACGACAAACTGCGCTTCCTCCGCCCCGTTCACATAGGCGACACGGTCCACACTGAGGTCGAAGTCAAAGAGAAGTTTCCCGACAAAAAAAGAACCGATCATGGACGCGTGATCGAGGCGACCACCGTGATCAACCAGCGGGGCGAGGCGGTTTTGTATTGCGAGCACATTTATCTCGTTCAAATGCGTTCAATTCAGGACTGA
- a CDS encoding substrate-binding domain-containing protein: protein MKFTNLTSLAATVVLTSSIAMADGRAPIEKLPADLQAHYESSTTPVADADLSNFVTPDRPYKWCHSESYQGNPWRVALTNELKRLVQGLIDKGVVSSFEMSDSNGDASLQISHIRSFIEKDCAIITSVPGSTTGLNAAIEAAAKAGIPFVTGATSVTSEAAFNVDSNYYKWGYDMARNLSEELGGKGNVVMVEGIAGIAIVDQQRTGAEAAFAEYPDIKVVRVVNGDWTPSVTKSVILQTLATNPGAINGVWTTGSETRVVAEAFEQAGRPLPVVTGSISGDALGYWNVNKDGFRFTGGALLPSWIGQSLFRVSSRIMDGQKPLVNTMMIPIPDVSPSSLSGWYADCMKPDSAEIFPVAPEDPLKPEVIAAYFGGNTAPASGWSYSEVTPACP, encoded by the coding sequence ATGAAGTTCACAAATCTCACAAGCCTTGCGGCAACGGTTGTACTAACCTCCAGTATCGCAATGGCTGACGGCCGGGCACCGATTGAAAAACTGCCCGCTGACTTGCAGGCACACTATGAAAGCTCGACCACGCCAGTCGCAGATGCGGATCTGTCGAATTTTGTGACACCCGATCGCCCCTACAAATGGTGTCACTCCGAAAGTTACCAGGGCAACCCTTGGCGTGTCGCTCTGACCAATGAGCTGAAACGGCTGGTCCAAGGATTGATCGACAAGGGAGTGGTGTCCAGTTTCGAGATGTCGGATTCGAATGGCGATGCCAGCCTGCAAATCTCACACATCCGGAGCTTTATCGAAAAAGACTGCGCGATCATCACGTCCGTTCCGGGTTCCACAACGGGCCTGAATGCCGCGATCGAGGCTGCTGCCAAGGCCGGCATCCCCTTCGTCACAGGCGCCACCTCGGTCACAAGCGAGGCAGCGTTCAATGTTGACAGCAACTACTACAAATGGGGCTACGACATGGCCAGGAACCTCAGCGAAGAGCTGGGGGGCAAAGGCAACGTGGTGATGGTCGAAGGGATAGCCGGGATCGCTATCGTCGATCAGCAACGCACCGGCGCGGAGGCGGCGTTCGCCGAATATCCCGACATCAAGGTTGTGCGCGTGGTCAATGGCGACTGGACACCCTCAGTGACCAAATCCGTGATCCTTCAAACACTCGCAACCAATCCGGGAGCAATTAATGGTGTCTGGACGACAGGGTCGGAGACACGGGTGGTCGCAGAGGCATTCGAACAGGCTGGGCGGCCGCTGCCGGTCGTTACCGGGTCGATTTCAGGCGATGCGCTGGGGTATTGGAACGTCAACAAAGATGGCTTCCGCTTTACCGGTGGTGCTCTGTTGCCGAGTTGGATCGGTCAGTCCCTGTTCAGAGTGTCGAGCCGGATCATGGATGGCCAGAAGCCGCTTGTGAACACGATGATGATTCCGATTCCGGATGTTTCCCCTTCAAGTCTATCGGGCTGGTACGCCGACTGCATGAAGCCGGATTCTGCCGAGATCTTCCCTGTTGCGCCGGAAGATCCGCTGAAACCCGAAGTGATTGCCGCCTATTTCGGCGGAAACACAGCGCCGGCGTCAGGCTGGAGCTATTCCGAAGTCACTCCCGCATGCCCGTAA
- a CDS encoding ATP-binding cassette domain-containing protein produces MTGYLTTRGLTKSFGQTRALRDVSVTIEPGKVYAILGENGSGKSTLVKVLSGIIPADSGEITVADRTIAPACPTDMTERGVSVVLQEVLIAGNRSGIENVLIGQDSLWSFCGTSSQRRAAVEFWIDRLSTRPIDLDCPAGELPLNEQQVLVIARAFIASPKVLILDEITAALDLADRDKVFDAIRAFCNDGGGVVFVSHRMPEIMELSDVVFIMHNGANTAQLSGQDINPKTLLAHLTQEAVHA; encoded by the coding sequence ATGACTGGGTATCTTACGACACGAGGTCTGACCAAAAGCTTTGGACAAACACGCGCATTGCGCGACGTGTCGGTTACGATTGAACCCGGCAAGGTGTATGCCATCCTGGGAGAAAACGGGTCTGGAAAAAGTACCCTGGTTAAAGTCTTGTCGGGCATAATCCCTGCAGATTCCGGAGAAATTACCGTTGCGGATCGGACCATTGCACCAGCTTGTCCGACTGACATGACTGAGCGGGGCGTTTCCGTTGTCCTCCAGGAAGTACTCATTGCCGGAAACCGCAGCGGTATCGAAAATGTCCTGATCGGTCAGGATAGTCTTTGGTCGTTCTGCGGGACCTCTTCCCAACGTCGCGCCGCGGTCGAGTTCTGGATTGACAGGCTCTCGACGCGGCCAATTGATCTGGATTGCCCGGCCGGGGAACTCCCCCTGAACGAACAACAGGTTCTGGTTATCGCCCGTGCCTTCATTGCTTCGCCGAAGGTTCTGATTCTGGATGAAATCACAGCTGCGCTGGATCTGGCCGACCGGGACAAGGTGTTCGACGCAATTCGCGCCTTCTGCAACGATGGGGGAGGTGTGGTTTTTGTTTCGCATCGAATGCCGGAAATCATGGAATTGTCTGACGTTGTATTCATCATGCACAACGGAGCGAACACCGCACAACTTTCTGGACAAGACATCAATCCGAAAACGCTTTTGGCGCATCTGACCCAAGAGGCAGTCCATGCCTGA
- a CDS encoding ATP-binding cassette domain-containing protein, with protein sequence MPEPAMRVVNLSIIPGSEPISETVHKQEILGLAGLDGHGQAQFLESLAGVHRPASGEVRAGTHTIHNLSDAAEARVGYMPSDRKKNGIFPGLSVQDNFTLGNLGRFSKLGWLRKRAAGKSLDGFRDDLSIACASRNTPISSLSGGNQQKVLLARAMARDPDIMLLNDPTRGVDIQTRQTLYSYFRQAVADNGMTLVVLSTELDEIIELCDRVIVFRDFGISERLTREDLSMDALMAAMFGQARTVPS encoded by the coding sequence ATGCCTGAACCTGCCATGAGGGTGGTCAACCTCTCAATAATTCCGGGAAGTGAACCGATTTCCGAGACGGTTCACAAGCAAGAGATCCTTGGATTGGCCGGTCTGGACGGCCATGGGCAGGCACAATTTCTGGAAAGCCTTGCGGGCGTTCACAGGCCGGCCTCCGGTGAAGTGAGAGCGGGCACACACACTATTCACAATCTGAGTGACGCCGCCGAAGCGCGGGTCGGTTACATGCCCTCAGATCGAAAGAAAAACGGAATTTTTCCCGGGCTGAGTGTGCAGGACAACTTCACTTTGGGCAATCTGGGCCGGTTCTCCAAATTGGGATGGCTCAGAAAGCGCGCAGCTGGGAAGTCACTGGACGGCTTCCGCGACGATTTGTCGATAGCTTGCGCCAGCAGGAACACCCCCATTTCCAGCTTGTCCGGCGGCAACCAGCAAAAGGTCCTGCTGGCACGGGCCATGGCGCGCGATCCCGACATCATGCTGCTTAACGATCCAACGCGCGGTGTGGATATCCAGACCCGCCAAACGCTCTACAGCTATTTTCGTCAAGCAGTTGCCGACAACGGCATGACGCTTGTCGTTCTCTCGACCGAGCTTGATGAAATCATCGAACTTTGCGATCGGGTCATCGTCTTTCGCGACTTTGGCATTTCGGAACGGCTGACACGTGAAGACCTCAGTATGGATGCGTTGATGGCGGCGATGTTCGGACAGGCGCGGACGGTGCCTTCATGA